TTGATCTTTAATATCTGATAGCTCTTCTTTCATCTTTTCTAAATTATCTTCTGTTACAATATGAGCtatatatttctttctttcttggtcAATCAGCCATACTGGGATATTGCATAAAAATGTCTGAAATGCTTTCATGCCATTTTTATTTGGCTCTTCTTCGAACTGTTTCACTCTGAACAAAACTTGCTGCAGTTCCTCCCGTTGCCTTAAGAATTCTAATATGTCTACTGCACATATTTCATCCTTCACCTGTGATCCTTTTGATAGAGAAAATAAAGGTTGGCTTTGTGTAATCTCTTGTTTTGGATCTGCCTTCTTTGAAAGGACCTGGTTTTTTTCTATATCCTTGTCTTTGACACATTCTCTCTGTTGCAGACAATTATATTGTTGGGATAACTTTTTGTTTTGAGCATTATTTTCagaaacacacacttttttttgctCAGCAACTGCAGTCTGTAAGTCATAGTGTGTATCAAATACCTTTTGCTTGACGACTTTCTCTGTTGATTTATTCTTAAGCCGATCTTGTTTTTTCGGAATCattactttttcttcttttggacaAACTAATATCTGGCTCTGATTTTCAGCTTTACCCAGCGAGTCTTTCTCAGGCCTGAAttctcttttttctgtttctttctcaTTAACTAAATTTTGTTTCATCTCACTGGAATCTTTCTGGCTTACTTCTTGCTTATTTTCTATGTACTTTAAAGGTGGTTTTAGTCTCAACACCTTTACATCAACATGCTTCTGGCAATCCTTTGCAACGTTGTGCTTTTCCCTAATGGTAGTACTGATGTCCTCTCTCTGTTTTTCCTGATTTTGTTGTTTGGCAACATTTTGAACATTAGTTCCCTGCTGTTTTTTATGTGCCTCAGAATCTTTGTGTGTTTCGTGTAAGCTTTGATCTACAGTTGGAAGCTTTATAGTTTTAACTTTGAAATGAGGGGAGATAATTTTATTTTTGGACACGTGCAACTGCTCCACATTTTTCAGCTGCTCTGTCTTATGCAAAATATGCTCTTGATGGATTTGTTCCATTTGACAAGATAAATtatgttttgtgagatcccttgaACCTTGCAGtactttttttctaatttcatCTTCTGCtgaggtttttaaaatgttttgaagcTGCTCAGCAGCTGATGATACTATTAATGATGCAGACAGTTGTTTTTCACCATGTGATGCAGTTGCTGGTAAACTGACTTGAAAGTCAGAGTCAGGGGGTGTAGTTTTTTCTAGAGTTTCAGAAGGAACTGGTCCTTGTAAAGGAGCTTGATTCTGCTTTCTTGATTTTTGTAATGGCACACAATTTACTGACTCTGTTTGCCCTAGACTTCCCTGAGTCTTGCTGTTTGTTCTGACAGTCTCATGACAAAAGTTTTTGACTTGCACTTTCTCCATCTCCTCCCTCTGCTGTCTATATTTTTCTTCAGCAATCATTAAAGGGGTTTTAAATTTTCTGACATATGGTTTAGGATTTATTTGTGTTGGTGCTGCTGGAAGGGAAGGAGATCTTTTAAGAGGAAACCCCACTCCTTTTTTAGCCAAGGGTGTATCCTGCATAGCTTTGTCTGGAGAATTAATCACTTCTGAAACAGATGATGGCCTTTTTATTCCTTCTGTTTTTGTATGGGTTGTCTCCTGTTTCTGTTCATGGATAACTCCATTCACTAGAATTGTGGATTTTTGGCTTTCTTCCTCTGTTTTGGACATATCAATTTTTCTGTGTATCTGAAGAAAAGTTGGTTCAGTTTTTGAAGGCATTTTAGATTGGTTCATTTCTAGCCCCTTATGAGATTCCATTTTGAGGAATTTCTTTGTAGATGGAATCCCAGCTGGTTTACCTGATGATGTTTTATCACTGGCATTAAATTGCAGTGGCTCAGGCAGTGCCTGTTCTGGATATTTTGGGAAAGGTTCTTTCCTTTGCTTTGGTTGAGAAGTAGGAAGAATCACCAGGGGTGCAGttaggggtggcagagggagagcatgTAGAAACTCACTTTGAAGTTTGTCATCtactggtggtgggggaggaggaaaatgATCAAACTCGGCTTTGGGTTTGTCCATAGATGATGAAACAGGAAACATCTCTCTATCACATGACATCATtaatggaggtggaggaggaggcagaggaaatTCAATTTCatatgatgctgctgctgatggtggtggtggaggaggaggagggggtgatgggggtggagtAGGTGAGGAATCTATTTCTGGCTTATCTTTCCTCACAGCATTCTTGGCTGGATTTAGAGGATTTTTCACTGCAGATTGGAAGTCTGATTTAGCCATTTCCATTTCAGTCTTTCCTATCAATTGCACTATAGATTCCTTATTTTGCTGATGAACATCTCTCTTTTGCTTCCTTTCGGTTTCTTTAAATTTACTTTGtgcttcctgtgtgacttttACTTCTTGTTTGTTGTTTATATTTTGTTCTGCTGTCATGGAAACTACAGCTTGCCCCAGCTGAATGTTTATTTCATTCTGTGCAAAAAACTCTTGAGAATGCTGAGCTTGTTTTGTTGCTTGCTTTATcacttgcttttgaaaatggccaTTCACCTTAGAAATCCCACTTCCTGGCATTTTAATCAGTTGTTGTGCAGTTCTGGATTTGGAACTATCAACATCAGTTGACATTTTTGCTTTTTGTCTTGTCCCCTTCTGACAGCTGAGGTTGGAATATTCATTGTCTTTATGCTCATGCAAGACattctgtttcttttcagctATTTCTTCTGTGGACcgcacacagctgctgctgctatcctTTTTCAGAGCTCTACTTGTCTCTGATCTCGTATCTCTCTTAATTTTACCCTGTAAAGAAGACCGGCCGGGCATatgttttgcttcttttttaaCATTGCCCTGGACTTTACTTTTATCCATTGAGTCATCCATTTTTTTGAAGAGCATGTGTTGAGAAGTTGATAAGctctttatttgttttttatcTACATCAAAAGACTCAGTGCTCTGTTCTTGTTCTAAATGGATCTTTCTGGTACCTTGCATACTTCCTCTGAGGAAAGTCTCATTTTCAGCATGTGTATCCTCATGACATTCATTGACAGATTTTATATTCTTTTGCAGATTACGTGACCCATTACTTTGGTGCTCAGCTATATGCTGCATCTGGATGGTGCCTTTTTTATCTCCAGGACCACTTATGTGATGCTGTACCATTTTCTTTTCAGAAGACGCATCTAGAATGTTTTGTACGGCAGGCTGAATGTCTCTTCTGATTACATCTTCTTTGTCTCCATTCTTGAAAGACTGCTGAGCCTCTTTTAAAGATCTTAATGCTGACTCAAGGTCACCTCGAACAACCTCTCCTTTCAGAACTTCATTTTTTGTGGTTATTGCTTTTTCAAGGGACGCAATGGTCCACTTAATATCACCAGGGATGACATCAGGCTTCTCTGTTTCTTTTAGTTGATAGGCTGATTCTTTAAGAGATTTCAGTATTGTGAGAAGGTCACCTTTTataatttcttctttttctgtAACTGTTGTCTGATTTATGGCCTGACTGAGGGCATTTAAAGTTGCTTTCAAATCACCTTTTATAGTATCTTGTTTATTTACATGACAAGATGTATTTTGTGGCTCTGTCATAAAAATTTTAATGGCATTAGCCACATCTCCAGGAATGATGTCACTTTCATTAACTGTACGTTGAATCTGAAAGTTCTGTTTCTTTAATAGCAGCTTTGTGCCTTCAACATCACCACCAATTATTTcttcgtcctcctcctcctcctcctcctcctcctcttgtttCCTGGTTGTAAATTCTTCAGTTGACCCTGTCTGGAGTAGTTTCAGGTAATCCAAAGCTCCGGATTCTATGCATGTTGTGAAAAACTGAACATTGCCCCTCTCTGAATCATCTATTTTAGCTCTTTCAGATATTTCATTATTCattgaagaagaaagaaggttGTGAATAGTATGTTTCACATCACCACCTATCACTTCATCACGCTGGATTTTATTGTCATCCCTTTTGTGAAGGAGAGAATAGAGTGTCATGTTAATATCGCCTCTCTCATTTTCCTGAATTAAAATTCCTCGTTTTACAGAACTATCCTGACTAAACAGGTTTTTTATAGCTTCCTGTACATCACCTCTCACTATCTCTTCTTTTTCAACACAAACATCTGTTGATCTGTTCAATAATTGAGCTTTGGTCAAATCAACATTGCCCTTTTCATCTTCATTTACTGTAATTTCTCTTTTGGTAGTGCTCTTTTTGGACAGCAGATTCATCATTATGTTTGCTAGGTCCCCTCTAATAATCTCTTCCTTTTGTATTTCAGGAGTCTCTTGATTCATTAGTTTATATTTTGCCATTCTGACATCTCCAATTTCATCTGCCTCCAGAATGATTCCATGATACTCAATGACTTTGTGAGAGTAGAGTTCTTTTAAAGTCTCTCTGACACTTTTCCCTATAATTTCTTGCTTTTCGATCTTATTTTCATTGAATTCATGGAGAGGTGTTGTTTCAAAGAGCCATGTTGTTGTTTTCACATCTGACTGGGGAATTTCCTCCctggttatttttatttcattttcatcaGTTTCCTTAATGGAATCTAAAGGCTGATTTTCAAAAAGCCACACAGTATGCTGAACATCACCTTCTTGCACATCTTCCTTTGTGACCGTCCTGACATCTTTATACTCTGACCCCTCTCCTCTAATCTCATCTAGAGAGTGTGTTTCAAATAACCAAGTGGAAGTTTTAACATTACCCTGCTGGATTTCACTGATGCTTGCAGTTCTTATATGTGTGCATTTATTTAGTACTTCAGACTCGAACAACTGTTTGTTGGCCTTTACATCACCACCCTGGATGCTGTCAATAGTGGGCACAATTAATCTTTCATCATCTGAAATTTTGTCCAGTGGCTGTGTTTCAAATTTGTATCTGACAGAGCTTACATCTCCTTTCTGAATATCTTCCTGGGTGACAGCTCTAATAACATACACATTATCTGATTCATTAATAGATCCTAAaggttttgtttcaaacaacCACCTCGTCCCACGTACATCTCCATGAATAACTTCTTCCTTTTTCACTGTTGTCACTTCATGATAATATCCTTCTTTGTCTTGAATTGCATAAAGTGGTTGGGTTTCAAACAGCATTCTGTAATGTTTCACATCTCCCTTTGTTATTTCTTCTTCACTAATAGTTTTCTTGGTGCTAGTATCTGCAGATCCATCTTTAATCAGATCTAAAGAAAATGTCTCAAATATAAAGCAGCCTTTTCTTACATTCCCAGCCTGTACATCTGTAACACTTCTAACTAATGTACCATCTTCCTGGTTTTCTTTTATTGCATCAATAGAATGGTTTTCAAAAAGCCATCGACAGTGTAGAACATTTCCTTTCTGTATATCTGCACTTTgtaccattttaatttttttcaaaacttccTCTGAACTGGAATGTATGGAATCTAGTGACTGGTTTTCAAATTTATATTTCATGGTGGAAACATCCCCAGGCTGAATATCAATTTCTGCTATTCGTTtgaattctttttcttcttgtatattttccagattttctgtctCAAAAAGAAAACATGCTGTGCGGACATCACTTCCTTGAATATCCTCCTGATTCACAGTGTGTAATTCTACTCTTGTTTCTGATTCATCTTTTATTGCATCAAGCGGCTGGGTTTCAAAGAGCTGAGTACAGGTTTTGACGTCTCCTTTATGTATTTCTTCACTATCAGTCACTATCTCAACCTTGTCATACAGTGATTCCATTGGCTGAGTTTCAAACAGCCATCTACACATTTTTACGTCTCCTTTAATAATGTCTGTAGTCTGTTCTGTTCTACTTTCTTCACTTTCTAAAGAGCTAAAATATTTAACAGAATCAAGAGGCTGAGTTTCAAACAACCATTTGGCTGTTTTCACGTCACCTGATGCTACTTCTTGTGAAGATATTCCTTTGATAACCTGGATTTTTTTAATGCTCTCATCAAATTGGTCAAGAGGCCTTGTTTCAAAGAGCCATCTGCAGCTTCTGACATCACC
This portion of the Carettochelys insculpta isolate YL-2023 chromosome 8, ASM3395843v1, whole genome shotgun sequence genome encodes:
- the XIRP2 gene encoding xin actin-binding repeat-containing protein 2 isoform X2, coding for MSSENSQNSSEAVSVCHKPVSGFSEEGTNWSDSVPLDFQDSVSLKERMAMYQAAVSKVERRSTSANAVEEAETCTVPGGLASVKKQFEKWDNVSSQKTIEHHQYEHKSVQEVTNSSQLTVSSSSREAEQDEVTSKGTQLETFQMEEVSDFEQSTHQTNRASNFTQYIDETVVNATINEEIPKISTQFLKQHFEKTSQEKSLLSDKETGTPAKHTKIENEFQEIVLPSAVSFSSATTASASRIYETSETRKTKEHGTAAAAVIACTNSPKYGSAEQFSPPSPPNVMQAAAEMKQYSQSPELSTSSAQPTIPKDLYSKQRNLYELKRLYKHIHPELRKNLEKQYFNEVSEIVSSKVEKGSSVSGDVQQTRYVFENRGSSPQKCMSPEREYLEWDEILKGEVQSMRWIFENQPLDSIKDESSEFSNIKSIADQEIIAGGDVKYTTWMFETQPIDSLGTHSSKCAGITDRIPDLARGDVRTATWMFETQPLDSMNKIHHDSEQDETLIKEISGGDVKTVKYMFETQQLDKLGQLYSVDEVNLLQLKSELKEIKGDVKRSIKHFETLPMYVIKDSLGQMLEIKTVHREDIEKGDVKTARWMFETQPLGMINKDSAEIKVVRGISVEGSMKGGVHKAKWVFETQPLDTIKEDSGVSVIEKETILGADVSRKCWIFETQPLDTLKDNVDTIHPPPEEKIGGDVSTTKHLFETLPIDALKDSPDVGKLQKMVATEEEKGNVSHQKWIFETKPLEQIREERKEFVTTVKLEEVDRGDVISCKHIFESSNLSKCDESYKIHVEGIRKGTVELNKALFETTPLYAIQDSLGKYHEVKTIRQEEVLRGDVRSCRWLFETRPLDQFDESIKKIQVIKGISSQEVASGDVKTAKWLFETQPLDSVKYFSSLESEESRTEQTTDIIKGDVKMCRWLFETQPMESLYDKVEIVTDSEEIHKGDVKTCTQLFETQPLDAIKDESETRVELHTVNQEDIQGSDVRTACFLFETENLENIQEEKEFKRIAEIDIQPGDVSTMKYKFENQSLDSIHSSSEEVLKKIKMVQSADIQKGNVLHCRWLFENHSIDAIKENQEDGTLVRSVTDVQAGNVRKGCFIFETFSLDLIKDGSADTSTKKTISEEEITKGDVKHYRMLFETQPLYAIQDKEGYYHEVTTVKKEEVIHGDVRGTRWLFETKPLGSINESDNVYVIRAVTQEDIQKGDVSSVRYKFETQPLDKISDDERLIVPTIDSIQGGDVKANKQLFESEVLNKCTHIRTASISEIQQGNVKTSTWLFETHSLDEIRGEGSEYKDVRTVTKEDVQEGDVQHTVWLFENQPLDSIKETDENEIKITREEIPQSDVKTTTWLFETTPLHEFNENKIEKQEIIGKSVRETLKELYSHKVIEYHGIILEADEIGDVRMAKYKLMNQETPEIQKEEIIRGDLANIMMNLLSKKSTTKREITVNEDEKGNVDLTKAQLLNRSTDVCVEKEEIVRGDVQEAIKNLFSQDSSVKRGILIQENERGDINMTLYSLLHKRDDNKIQRDEVIGGDVKHTIHNLLSSSMNNEISERAKIDDSERGNVQFFTTCIESGALDYLKLLQTGSTEEFTTRKQEEEEEEEEEDEEIIGGDVEGTKLLLKKQNFQIQRTVNESDIIPGDVANAIKIFMTEPQNTSCHVNKQDTIKGDLKATLNALSQAINQTTVTEKEEIIKGDLLTILKSLKESAYQLKETEKPDVIPGDIKWTIASLEKAITTKNEVLKGEVVRGDLESALRSLKEAQQSFKNGDKEDVIRRDIQPAVQNILDASSEKKMVQHHISGPGDKKGTIQMQHIAEHQSNGSRNLQKNIKSVNECHEDTHAENETFLRGSMQGTRKIHLEQEQSTESFDVDKKQIKSLSTSQHMLFKKMDDSMDKSKVQGNVKKEAKHMPGRSSLQGKIKRDTRSETSRALKKDSSSSCVRSTEEIAEKKQNVLHEHKDNEYSNLSCQKGTRQKAKMSTDVDSSKSRTAQQLIKMPGSGISKVNGHFQKQVIKQATKQAQHSQEFFAQNEINIQLGQAVVSMTAEQNINNKQEVKVTQEAQSKFKETERKQKRDVHQQNKESIVQLIGKTEMEMAKSDFQSAVKNPLNPAKNAVRKDKPEIDSSPTPPPSPPPPPPPPPSAAASYEIEFPLPPPPPPLMMSCDREMFPVSSSMDKPKAEFDHFPPPPPPVDDKLQSEFLHALPLPPLTAPLVILPTSQPKQRKEPFPKYPEQALPEPLQFNASDKTSSGKPAGIPSTKKFLKMESHKGLEMNQSKMPSKTEPTFLQIHRKIDMSKTEEESQKSTILVNGVIHEQKQETTHTKTEGIKRPSSVSEVINSPDKAMQDTPLAKKGVGFPLKRSPSLPAAPTQINPKPYVRKFKTPLMIAEEKYRQQREEMEKVQVKNFCHETVRTNSKTQGSLGQTESVNCVPLQKSRKQNQAPLQGPVPSETLEKTTPPDSDFQVSLPATASHGEKQLSASLIVSSAAEQLQNILKTSAEDEIRKKVLQGSRDLTKHNLSCQMEQIHQEHILHKTEQLKNVEQLHVSKNKIISPHFKVKTIKLPTVDQSLHETHKDSEAHKKQQGTNVQNVAKQQNQEKQREDISTTIREKHNVAKDCQKHVDVKVLRLKPPLKYIENKQEVSQKDSSEMKQNLVNEKETEKREFRPEKDSLGKAENQSQILVCPKEEKVMIPKKQDRLKNKSTEKVVKQKVFDTHYDLQTAVAEQKKVCVSENNAQNKKLSQQYNCLQQRECVKDKDIEKNQVLSKKADPKQEITQSQPLFSLSKGSQVKDEICAVDILEFLRQREELQQVLFRVKQFEEEPNKNGMKAFQTFLCNIPVWLIDQERKKYIAHIVTEDNLEKMKEELSDIKDQAVKILASCEDTIQTAMMSTKTVKSRNDSLSSRGLSQKRSKISIDSNRRDTHQMKEVMKEEIVNHGIMQQSSGNRQTEFKTSPALRMRSPSPTYIIIESKRTESPLREVHSSSPIQRASTPVSPPPHRSATPAPRIHRPAPSLSPPRSHSEQLAKLKGTTAKLSQGITQHRAVTSVPVVEKRSEIVKSPATLRRKIRIETHAMMDPLSSATTHTSQVTAGTVKDIKEIHEENRKAEKNTGYEAPVNIPECLTPLTVSFKVPKIDQSGLTLRFEASEQRRHTKKEPVTINERADYESVDEMDTLLGKSEENSGFDEKRVFERGEMNSKRKKERCTFRKDEFGLTSLKNQKQKDSFQDSPFKQPRDPKEGISYKQKQCDVKERSFEPIVCMEAKYHTDHASGLDRIANTVTESRTAIMTSHSADGVQSGFGFKHAPPTYEDVISGHILDITAADSPEELLRNFQKTWQESERVFNSLGYTVSDTSEAEVRSSFHQESAYISETATSGKGNLHTLSKESLSNGMPSCRQANLS
- the XIRP2 gene encoding xin actin-binding repeat-containing protein 2 isoform X1 is translated as MSSENSQNSSEAVSVCHKPVSGFSEEGTNWSDSVPLDFQDSVSLKERMAMYQAAVSKVERRSTSANAVEEAETCTVPGGLASVKKQFEKWDNVSSQKTIEHHQYEHKSVQEVTNSSQLTVSSSSREAEQDEVTSKGTQLETFQMEEVSDFEQSTHQTNRASNFTQYIDETVVNATINEEIPKISTQFLKQHFEKTSQEKSLLSDKETGTPAKHTKIENEFQEIVLPSAVSFSSATTASASRIYETSETRKTKEHGTAAAAVIACTNSPKYGSAEQFSPPSPPNVMQAAAEMKQYSQSPELSTSSAQPTIPKDLYSKQRNLYELKRLYKHIHPELRKNLEKQYFNEVSEIVSSKVEKGSSVSGDVQQTRYVFENRGSSPQKCMSPEREYLEWDEILKGEVQSMRWIFENQPLDSIKDESSEFSNIKSIADQEIIAGGDVKYTTWMFETQPIDSLGTHSSKCAGITDRIPDLARGDVRTATWMFETQPLDSMNKIHHDSEQDETLIKEISGGDVKTVKYMFETQQLDKLGQLYSVDEVNLLQLKSELKEIKGDVKRSIKHFETLPMYVIKDSLGQMLEIKTVHREDIEKGDVKTARWMFETQPLGMINKDSAEIKVVRGISVEGSMKGGVHKAKWVFETQPLDTIKEDSGVSVIEKETILGADVSRKCWIFETQPLDTLKDNVDTIHPPPEEKIGGDVSTTKHLFETLPIDALKDSPDVGKLQKMVATEEEKGNVSHQKWIFETKPLEQIREERKEFVTTVKLEEVDRGDVISCKHIFESSNLSKCDESYKIHVEGIRKGTVELNKALFETTPLYAIQDSLGKYHEVKTIRQEEVLRGDVRSCRWLFETRPLDQFDESIKKIQVIKGISSQEVASGDVKTAKWLFETQPLDSVKYFSSLESEESRTEQTTDIIKGDVKMCRWLFETQPMESLYDKVEIVTDSEEIHKGDVKTCTQLFETQPLDAIKDESETRVELHTVNQEDIQGSDVRTACFLFETENLENIQEEKEFKRIAEIDIQPGDVSTMKYKFENQSLDSIHSSSEEVLKKIKMVQSADIQKGNVLHCRWLFENHSIDAIKENQEDGTLVRSVTDVQAGNVRKGCFIFETFSLDLIKDGSADTSTKKTISEEEITKGDVKHYRMLFETQPLYAIQDKEGYYHEVTTVKKEEVIHGDVRGTRWLFETKPLGSINESDNVYVIRAVTQEDIQKGDVSSVRYKFETQPLDKISDDERLIVPTIDSIQGGDVKANKQLFESEVLNKCTHIRTASISEIQQGNVKTSTWLFETHSLDEIRGEGSEYKDVRTVTKEDVQEGDVQHTVWLFENQPLDSIKETDENEIKITREEIPQSDVKTTTWLFETTPLHEFNENKIEKQEIIGKSVRETLKELYSHKVIEYHGIILEADEIGDVRMAKYKLMNQETPEIQKEEIIRGDLANIMMNLLSKKSTTKREITVNEDEKGNVDLTKAQLLNRSTDVCVEKEEIVRGDVQEAIKNLFSQDSSVKRGILIQENERGDINMTLYSLLHKRDDNKIQRDEVIGGDVKHTIHNLLSSSMNNEISERAKIDDSERGNVQFFTTCIESGALDYLKLLQTGSTEEFTTRKQEEEEEEEEEDEEIIGGDVEGTKLLLKKQNFQIQRTVNESDIIPGDVANAIKIFMTEPQNTSCHVNKQDTIKGDLKATLNALSQAINQTTVTEKEEIIKGDLLTILKSLKESAYQLKETEKPDVIPGDIKWTIASLEKAITTKNEVLKGEVVRGDLESALRSLKEAQQSFKNGDKEDVIRRDIQPAVQNILDASSEKKMVQHHISGPGDKKGTIQMQHIAEHQSNGSRNLQKNIKSVNECHEDTHAENETFLRGSMQGTRKIHLEQEQSTESFDVDKKQIKSLSTSQHMLFKKMDDSMDKSKVQGNVKKEAKHMPGRSSLQGKIKRDTRSETSRALKKDSSSSCVRSTEEIAEKKQNVLHEHKDNEYSNLSCQKGTRQKAKMSTDVDSSKSRTAQQLIKMPGSGISKVNGHFQKQVIKQATKQAQHSQEFFAQNEINIQLGQAVVSMTAEQNINNKQEVKVTQEAQSKFKETERKQKRDVHQQNKESIVQLIGKTEMEMAKSDFQSAVKNPLNPAKNAVRKDKPEIDSSPTPPPSPPPPPPPPPSAAASYEIEFPLPPPPPPLMMSCDREMFPVSSSMDKPKAEFDHFPPPPPPVDDKLQSEFLHALPLPPLTAPLVILPTSQPKQRKEPFPKYPEQALPEPLQFNASDKTSSGKPAGIPSTKKFLKMESHKGLEMNQSKMPSKTEPTFLQIHRKIDMSKTEEESQKSTILVNGVIHEQKQETTHTKTEGIKRPSSVSEVINSPDKAMQDTPLAKKGVGFPLKRSPSLPAAPTQINPKPYVRKFKTPLMIAEEKYRQQREEMEKVQVKNFCHETVRTNSKTQGSLGQTESVNCVPLQKSRKQNQAPLQGPVPSETLEKTTPPDSDFQVSLPATASHGEKQLSASLIVSSAAEQLQNILKTSAEDEIRKKVLQGSRDLTKHNLSCQMEQIHQEHILHKTEQLKNVEQLHVSKNKIISPHFKVKTIKLPTVDQSLHETHKDSEAHKKQQGTNVQNVAKQQNQEKQREDISTTIREKHNVAKDCQKHVDVKVLRLKPPLKYIENKQEVSQKDSSEMKQNLVNEKETEKREFRPEKDSLGKAENQSQILVCPKEEKVMIPKKQDRLKNKSTEKVVKQKVFDTHYDLQTAVAEQKKVCVSENNAQNKKLSQQYNCLQQRECVKDKDIEKNQVLSKKADPKQEITQSQPLFSLSKGSQVKDEICAVDILEFLRQREELQQVLFRVKQFEEEPNKNGMKAFQTFLCNIPVWLIDQERKKYIAHIVTEDNLEKMKEELSDIKDQAVKILASCEDTIQTAMMSTKTVKSRNDSLSSRGLSQKRSKISIDSNRRDTHQMKEVMKEEIVNHGIMQQSSGNRQTEFKTSPALRMRSPSPTYIIIESKRTESPLREVHSSSPIQRASTPVSPPPHRSATPAPRIHRPAPSLSPPRSHSEQLAKLKGTTAKLSQGITQHRAVTSVPVVEKRSEIVKSPATLRRKIRIETHAMMDPLSSATTHTSQVTAGTVKDIKEIHEENRKAEKNTGYEAPVNIPECLTPLTVSFKVPKIDQSGLTLRFEASEQRRHTKKEPVTINERADYESVDEMDTLLGKSEENSGFDEKRVFERGEMNSKRKKERCTFRKDEFGLTSLKNQKQKDSFQDSPFKQPRDPKEGISYKQKQCDVKERSFEPIVCMEAKYHTDHASGLDRIANTVTESRTAIMTSHSADGVQSGFGFKHAPPTYEDVISGHILDITAADSPEELLRNFQKTWQESERVFNSLGYTVSDTSEAEVRSSFHQESAYISAIFNNFPFPKAVCDVLSVLLTINTGMLSFEDPFCQGKYCI